The proteins below are encoded in one region of Neisseriales bacterium:
- the rapZ gene encoding RNase adapter RapZ produces the protein MKLVLVSGLSGSGKSVALHTLEDIGYSCVDNLPVIMLADFVALYQKLSYQQVAIGIDTRSLPNVSELSDSIHKLTMSNIETYLIFLEARDDILIQRFAETRRSHPFSRHERTIEEAIQYERALLADMSALSHQIDTSLLSIYALQQLILQCITYTASPIGLLFESFGFKYGMPLDADFIFDVRCLPSPHHIKALQDYTGLESPIIDYFSDEALANTMVDDIAHHIQKWLPHFIQSTRSYLNIAIGCTGGKHRSVYVAEALAKQFAHYLPLVRHRQLLLHQPCAL, from the coding sequence ATGAAACTAGTATTGGTCAGTGGTTTATCAGGCTCCGGTAAATCTGTTGCTTTACATACTTTAGAAGATATTGGCTATAGTTGTGTTGATAATTTACCCGTCATTATGCTGGCAGATTTCGTCGCTTTATATCAAAAATTATCGTATCAGCAAGTTGCTATTGGCATTGACACGCGCTCTTTACCCAATGTTTCAGAGCTATCTGATAGCATCCATAAACTTACTATGTCAAACATTGAAACTTATCTTATTTTTTTAGAAGCAAGGGATGATATTTTGATACAACGTTTTGCTGAAACCAGGCGTAGCCACCCTTTTTCCCGCCATGAACGCACTATTGAAGAGGCTATTCAGTATGAAAGAGCCTTATTGGCGGATATGAGTGCGTTAAGCCACCAAATTGATACGAGCTTATTGTCTATTTATGCTCTGCAACAACTAATTTTGCAGTGTATTACATATACCGCTTCGCCTATTGGGCTATTATTTGAGTCATTTGGTTTTAAATATGGTATGCCATTGGATGCCGATTTTATTTTTGATGTACGCTGTTTACCGAGCCCGCACCATATCAAAGCCTTACAAGATTATACGGGATTGGAATCGCCTATTATTGATTATTTTTCAGATGAAGCGCTTGCTAACACAATGGTTGATGATATTGCGCACCATATTCAAAAATGGTTACCACACTTTATTCAAAGTACGCGTAGTTACCTTAATATTGCCATCGGTTGTACAGGTGGCAAACACCGTTCCGTTTATGTTGCCGAAGCATTAGCAAAACAGTTTGCGCACTACTTGCCACTTGTCAGACATAGACAATTGTTACTTCATCAACCCTGTGCATTGTAG
- the miaA gene encoding tRNA (adenosine(37)-N6)-dimethylallyltransferase MiaA gives MLPSIGCIIGPTASGKSQLALHLAACYDAEIISVDSALIYRHMNIGSAKPSLEERQQIPHHLIDIINPTDRYSAANFCTDATKHITRIMAKGKMPLLVGGTMLYIYALEVGLSHLPCADLTLRAQLDEEAQLKGWPALHKQLQAIDPIAASRIAPYDKQRIQRALEIFLLSGHPLTTLLKKKSTPSSFKLLKMALVPAERAWLRDRITHRFRHMLNMGLVEEVKTLRTRFPNLTPALPAIRTVGYRQAWQYLDNQINYDTFVTQAITATHQLAKRQLTWLNKLQNLTLLNCQDKNQLPALAEKWFRQHILPIS, from the coding sequence ATGTTACCTTCCATTGGCTGCATTATCGGACCTACTGCAAGCGGCAAAAGTCAATTAGCGCTACATCTTGCAGCATGCTACGACGCTGAAATTATTAGTGTTGATTCAGCGTTAATTTATCGACATATGAATATCGGGTCTGCTAAACCTTCTCTAGAAGAACGCCAACAAATCCCGCACCATTTAATTGACATTATTAATCCAACTGACCGCTATTCTGCTGCAAACTTTTGTACTGATGCCACAAAACACATCACTCGTATCATGGCCAAAGGTAAAATGCCATTATTGGTCGGTGGTACTATGCTTTACATTTACGCACTTGAAGTTGGGCTGTCACACTTACCTTGCGCTGATTTAACTTTACGCGCTCAATTGGATGAGGAAGCACAATTAAAAGGTTGGCCTGCCCTACATAAGCAACTTCAAGCCATTGATCCAATTGCAGCGTCACGCATTGCACCATACGATAAACAACGTATCCAAAGGGCTTTGGAGATATTTTTGCTCTCTGGTCATCCACTTACCACTTTACTTAAAAAAAAATCCACGCCATCTTCTTTTAAATTACTCAAAATGGCGCTTGTTCCTGCTGAACGTGCTTGGTTGCGCGATCGCATTACGCATCGTTTCCGACATATGCTTAACATGGGTCTCGTTGAAGAAGTCAAAACATTACGCACCCGTTTCCCAAACTTAACCCCAGCATTACCTGCCATCAGAACAGTGGGTTATCGGCAAGCATGGCAATATCTTGACAATCAAATTAATTACGATACCTTTGTTACGCAGGCAATCACTGCTACGCACCAATTAGCTAAACGACAATTAACTTGGTTAAATAAGCTTCAAAACCTAACTTTATTGAACTGCCAAGATAAAAATCAGTTACCAGCACTGGCTGAAAAATGGTTTAGGCAGCATATCCTGCCTATATCTTAG
- a CDS encoding iron ABC transporter permease, with protein sequence MSIYRLVFIGVALLVVFVASIFLDGVEGWLYWDTPQIIMQLRLPRTIAAFASGGLLACAGATVQYQFRNTLAEPGLIGVSGGAALFAALALHLGALPFMVSIISFTGAAVALLMVWFLAGAAYQSTHLILAGVAVNALTGSFLMLLMTILPNGPLQSVTFWLMGSFSASNWSTALSLLLALPVIWFFLWQHWRYLNLLQLGEHAVFYSGYALLKWRFSALVLATLSTALVVSQCGIIGFIGLMAPHLCRIAIGGDAKRILFVSPLIGALLTGSADLIARLAIYPVELPVGVITSLTGVPFFLWHMLRIQRRNVNALAD encoded by the coding sequence ATGTCTATTTATCGCTTAGTATTTATTGGCGTTGCCTTACTGGTTGTATTTGTGGCGAGCATTTTTCTAGATGGCGTAGAGGGTTGGCTATATTGGGATACCCCACAGATTATTATGCAACTTCGTTTACCGCGAACGATTGCCGCTTTTGCTTCTGGCGGCTTACTGGCCTGTGCTGGCGCAACAGTACAATACCAGTTTCGTAATACTCTGGCGGAACCTGGATTAATTGGTGTTTCGGGTGGCGCTGCTTTATTTGCGGCCTTAGCATTACATCTTGGCGCCTTACCGTTTATGGTGTCGATAATTTCGTTTACTGGTGCAGCTGTTGCACTATTAATGGTGTGGTTTCTAGCTGGTGCAGCGTATCAGTCCACACACTTGATTTTGGCTGGTGTTGCGGTGAACGCATTAACGGGTAGTTTTTTAATGCTATTGATGACCATATTACCTAATGGTCCTTTGCAAAGTGTGACGTTTTGGCTGATGGGTAGTTTTTCAGCCAGTAATTGGTCCACCGCTTTATCACTATTGCTTGCCTTACCTGTGATTTGGTTTTTTTTATGGCAGCATTGGCGTTATTTAAACTTATTGCAATTGGGTGAGCATGCAGTATTTTATTCGGGCTATGCTCTACTAAAATGGCGTTTTAGTGCACTGGTTTTGGCGACGTTATCCACAGCACTTGTTGTATCGCAATGTGGCATAATCGGCTTTATTGGTCTGATGGCTCCCCATTTATGTCGTATTGCGATTGGTGGCGACGCAAAACGTATTTTATTTGTATCCCCGCTGATTGGTGCACTGCTTACTGGTAGTGCTGATCTCATTGCGCGTTTAGCTATTTATCCTGTTGAGCTACCAGTTGGTGTGATCACTAGCTTAACTGGTGTGCCATTTTTTTTATGGCACATGCTTCGTATACAGCGTAGGAATGTTAATGCTCTCGCTGACTAA
- the dnaE gene encoding DNA polymerase III subunit alpha, producing the protein MIDPVFVHLRLHTEFSISDGIVRIHEAVARASELAMPALGIADLMNLFGAIKFYKTCQDAGIKPIIACDVWLTNLARRQQPYRLLLIVKNHNGYKRLCELLTRTHIKNQYQGRPEIHPDWFLEGDNGGLICLSGIHNTDIAAFLKNGELEAAKQQTQHWAKLFPQSFYLEIQRIRDDTKELEQGILWIANQTGLPVVATHPIQFMQPEDFKAHEARVCITEGCKLNDKRRQQYFETNQYFLSTEAMQKRFDDLEVALYNSVEIAKRCNLTLPLGKHHLPNFDMPSGITLDNYFIQQTQEGLIKRLTELFPDSTVRQTQQAVFKERLQFEINTIIDMGFSGYFLIVADLINWAKNNQCPVGPGRGSGVGCLVSFCLGITEINPLAYGLLFERFLNPERMTTPDLDIDFCQENRYRVIEYVKERYGEKAVSQIATFGKLASKAVIRDVGRVMSLPYTFCDQLSKLIPYTANKQYTLDEAVENEPLLKERLDNEEETSELWDLAKKLEGLTRNVSMHAGGVLIAPSQLTDFCPLYQGSSHDAVPVSMYDKNDIEQIGLVKFDFLGLRNLTIIDLTIRYIQSFDPAFNVDLNKLPFTDPATYKTFQRANTTAVFQVESEGMKRLLEKLKPDRFEDIIAVLALHRPGPLGSGMIDDFILRKKGKQRINYFHDDLKSCLEPTYGVILYQEQVMQISQIIGGYTLEGADILCRIMSKKKQEAMDKHRITFIEGAKQKNYSIKLTEQLFDLMAKFAEYGFNKSHSAAYAVIAYQTAWLKTHYCAAFMAATMSLESHNTDQLKILYDDARRNRLDFLPLDINESVYYFVPINDTQIRYGFSAVKGVGRTAAEKIISERKKHGAFTSLLDFCKKVDRQHLNKGAIEALICAGAFDAIEKNRALLFRNIELAMNFGEHERINIQQGKLFSDMHATQATIKMITYPDWSDKEKLVREKNALGFYYSGHPFTAYITDICHFTDSKLSQITPQNETKWLSGLVTNFHTKMSGRGKMAFIQLEDLSAKIEVIVYTELWNQCQNKVLEDEPLVIRAKISQDEFSSNVKVIAEELLSISEARCRFAHYLKLDIGKPIDMAILKNNLSTFVDPQNGSIIHITFSNDSAMGEYYLSSNWRVRLEDKLLESLSILLGKQAVHIIWKTQ; encoded by the coding sequence ATGATAGATCCTGTCTTCGTTCACCTACGGCTACATACAGAATTTTCTATTTCAGATGGCATCGTTCGTATCCATGAAGCTGTTGCTCGGGCATCCGAATTAGCTATGCCAGCCCTCGGCATTGCTGATTTGATGAATCTATTTGGTGCTATTAAATTCTATAAGACTTGCCAAGATGCCGGGATTAAACCCATCATTGCTTGTGATGTTTGGTTAACAAATCTCGCGCGCCGCCAACAACCTTATCGTTTGCTGTTGATTGTTAAAAACCATAATGGTTATAAACGACTCTGCGAATTACTAACCCGTACACATATTAAAAATCAATATCAGGGTCGTCCGGAAATTCATCCTGATTGGTTTTTAGAGGGTGACAATGGCGGTCTAATCTGTTTATCGGGTATTCATAATACAGACATTGCAGCTTTTTTAAAAAATGGTGAATTGGAAGCAGCTAAACAGCAAACTCAGCATTGGGCAAAATTATTTCCACAATCTTTCTACTTAGAAATACAACGAATAAGAGATGATACGAAAGAATTAGAGCAAGGAATTTTATGGATTGCTAACCAAACAGGTCTTCCTGTTGTCGCAACACATCCAATACAATTTATGCAACCTGAAGACTTCAAAGCGCATGAAGCAAGGGTCTGTATTACAGAGGGTTGCAAACTTAATGATAAACGTCGCCAACAATATTTTGAGACCAATCAGTACTTTTTATCAACCGAAGCGATGCAAAAGCGCTTTGATGATCTAGAAGTTGCGCTATATAACTCGGTAGAAATTGCTAAACGCTGTAATCTTACTCTGCCGCTTGGCAAACATCACTTACCCAATTTTGATATGCCATCGGGCATCACGTTAGACAATTATTTTATTCAACAAACACAGGAAGGACTAATAAAACGCTTAACTGAGCTTTTTCCAGATAGCACGGTAAGACAAACCCAACAAGCCGTATTTAAGGAGCGTTTACAGTTCGAAATAAATACTATTATTGACATGGGCTTTTCTGGTTATTTCTTAATTGTTGCTGATCTTATTAACTGGGCAAAAAATAACCAATGTCCAGTCGGACCTGGTCGAGGTTCTGGTGTTGGTTGTTTGGTATCGTTTTGTTTAGGTATTACAGAAATTAACCCCCTAGCCTACGGATTGCTCTTTGAGCGCTTCTTAAATCCAGAACGGATGACAACGCCAGACTTAGATATTGATTTTTGCCAAGAAAATCGATATCGCGTTATCGAATACGTCAAAGAACGTTATGGTGAAAAGGCGGTAAGCCAAATCGCTACTTTTGGTAAATTAGCTTCAAAGGCTGTTATTCGTGATGTCGGGCGCGTGATGTCACTTCCTTATACTTTTTGTGATCAATTATCAAAGTTAATTCCTTATACCGCTAATAAGCAATATACGCTTGATGAAGCAGTTGAAAATGAGCCACTTTTAAAAGAGCGGCTAGATAATGAAGAAGAAACATCAGAACTATGGGATTTGGCTAAAAAATTAGAAGGGTTGACTCGAAACGTGAGCATGCATGCAGGAGGCGTGCTGATTGCACCTAGCCAACTGACAGATTTTTGTCCCTTATATCAAGGCTCTAGTCATGATGCAGTGCCTGTTTCCATGTATGACAAAAATGATATTGAGCAAATTGGACTTGTAAAATTTGATTTTTTGGGTCTGCGAAACTTAACTATTATCGATCTTACGATACGTTATATCCAATCTTTTGATCCTGCTTTTAATGTTGACCTTAATAAACTACCTTTTACTGATCCGGCAACCTATAAAACCTTCCAAAGAGCCAATACGACCGCTGTATTTCAAGTCGAATCGGAGGGCATGAAACGCCTTTTAGAAAAACTAAAACCGGATCGATTCGAAGACATCATTGCTGTACTTGCATTGCATCGACCAGGGCCACTAGGATCGGGCATGATTGATGACTTTATTTTGCGAAAAAAAGGTAAGCAGCGTATTAATTATTTCCACGATGACCTTAAAAGCTGTTTAGAGCCGACTTATGGCGTAATTCTTTATCAAGAACAAGTTATGCAAATTTCACAAATTATCGGAGGTTATACCCTAGAAGGCGCTGACATTCTCTGTCGCATTATGAGTAAGAAAAAACAAGAAGCGATGGATAAGCATCGCATCACTTTTATTGAAGGCGCTAAACAAAAAAATTACTCTATCAAACTTACTGAACAATTATTTGACCTGATGGCTAAATTCGCTGAATATGGTTTTAATAAATCGCACAGTGCCGCTTATGCCGTAATCGCCTATCAAACAGCTTGGCTTAAAACACACTACTGTGCAGCCTTCATGGCTGCTACCATGTCTTTAGAATCTCACAATACAGACCAATTAAAAATATTGTACGATGATGCGCGTCGCAATCGTCTTGATTTTTTACCATTGGATATTAATGAATCAGTTTACTATTTTGTTCCGATCAACGATACACAGATCCGTTATGGATTCAGTGCAGTAAAAGGAGTTGGTAGGACTGCTGCTGAAAAAATCATATCGGAGAGAAAAAAGCATGGCGCTTTTACCAGTTTACTTGATTTTTGCAAAAAAGTTGATCGGCAGCACCTTAATAAAGGAGCTATCGAAGCGCTCATCTGTGCGGGTGCTTTTGATGCAATTGAAAAAAATCGAGCGTTACTATTTCGGAATATTGAATTGGCGATGAATTTTGGTGAACATGAACGGATCAATATACAGCAAGGTAAATTATTTAGCGATATGCATGCGACACAAGCAACTATTAAAATGATTACCTATCCTGATTGGTCGGATAAAGAAAAATTGGTACGGGAAAAAAATGCATTAGGTTTTTATTACTCAGGTCATCCTTTCACAGCATATATTACGGATATTTGCCATTTCACGGATAGTAAATTAAGTCAAATTACGCCACAAAATGAAACAAAATGGCTAAGCGGGTTAGTGACAAATTTTCACACAAAAATGAGTGGTAGAGGCAAAATGGCCTTCATTCAATTGGAAGATTTAAGCGCAAAAATAGAAGTCATTGTTTATACTGAACTGTGGAATCAATGTCAAAATAAGGTTTTAGAAGACGAGCCATTGGTTATACGAGCCAAAATTAGTCAAGATGAATTCTCAAGTAATGTCAAGGTGATTGCTGAGGAATTGCTCAGCATCAGTGAAGCAAGGTGCCGTTTTGCGCATTATTTGAAACTAGATATTGGAAAACCGATAGATATGGCAATACTAAAAAATAACTTGTCAACATTTGTTGACCCACAAAATGGCAGTATCATTCATATTACTTTTTCTAACGATAGTGCTATGGGTGAGTATTATCTTAGTTCCAATTGGCGTGTCCGTTTAGAGGATAAGCTACTTGAATCGTTGTCTATCCTATTGGGCAAGCAAGCGGTACATATTATTTGGAAAACACAGTAA
- the coaD gene encoding pantetheine-phosphate adenylyltransferase yields MKRAVYAGSFDPPTNGHLWMIQASAELFDEVIVAVGDNPEKQSTFSQQERVMMLKTAIFGMDKVRVETFLHTFLVDYAKAISANYILRGVRSAADYEYERIMRYINADLYPTITTVFLIPPREYAEISSTMVKNLIGPKGWEAIVRQYLPKTVYQAILQYYKNRSSVVK; encoded by the coding sequence TTGAAAAGAGCGGTATATGCGGGTAGTTTTGATCCGCCAACTAATGGTCACCTGTGGATGATCCAAGCTTCCGCTGAACTCTTTGATGAAGTCATTGTAGCAGTTGGCGATAATCCAGAAAAACAAAGCACTTTTAGTCAGCAAGAGCGTGTGATGATGCTCAAAACAGCTATTTTTGGCATGGATAAAGTCCGCGTTGAAACTTTTTTGCATACATTTTTAGTAGATTATGCTAAAGCAATATCGGCAAATTATATTTTGCGCGGCGTTCGCAGTGCAGCAGACTACGAATATGAACGTATCATGCGTTATATCAATGCCGATTTATACCCAACTATCACAACTGTATTTTTAATACCACCACGCGAATATGCTGAAATTTCCTCCACCATGGTTAAAAATTTAATCGGCCCAAAGGGTTGGGAGGCAATTGTGCGTCAATATTTACCCAAGACAGTGTACCAAGCCATACTGCAATACTATAAAAATAGATCAAGCGTCGTAAAATGA
- the dapB gene encoding 4-hydroxy-tetrahydrodipicolinate reductase, which translates to MALRLAVTGAGGRMGRALTAAILSTTDLVLCAALEKSESSLIGQPLSKLLNTSSKLTISDDIDKALTHTDVLIDFTSPAATIQYVKVCEQLKVPMVIGTTGLTPLEKQALLQAAQQIGMVYSPNFSIGVNVMLKLLAASAHMLKDDYAVEIIEAHHQHKIDAPSGTALEMGKVIAEALGRDLDQCAVYDQQSLHRERDPQAIAFSSIRAGDIIGEHAVWFVGEAERIEIIHKAHNRQALVKGALRAACWIANHPVGLYSMQDVID; encoded by the coding sequence ATGGCCTTACGATTAGCGGTAACAGGTGCAGGTGGTCGTATGGGGCGTGCTTTAACAGCGGCTATCTTGTCAACGACTGATTTAGTACTCTGTGCTGCGCTGGAAAAATCGGAAAGTTCCCTTATTGGTCAACCATTGTCAAAGCTATTGAATACTTCAAGCAAGTTGACTATTTCTGATGACATAGATAAAGCTCTGACCCATACGGATGTGTTGATTGACTTTACATCGCCCGCTGCAACAATTCAATATGTCAAAGTATGCGAGCAGTTAAAGGTGCCGATGGTGATTGGAACGACGGGATTAACTCCATTAGAAAAACAGGCTTTATTGCAAGCTGCTCAACAAATTGGTATGGTTTATTCGCCTAACTTTAGTATTGGCGTTAACGTTATGCTAAAACTGTTGGCTGCATCAGCTCACATGTTAAAAGATGACTATGCAGTGGAAATTATTGAAGCTCACCATCAACATAAGATTGATGCGCCATCTGGAACTGCCTTAGAAATGGGTAAAGTGATTGCAGAGGCTTTAGGACGTGATTTAGATCAGTGTGCGGTGTATGATCAACAATCCTTGCATCGGGAGCGTGATCCTCAAGCCATTGCTTTTTCTTCTATCAGGGCAGGTGATATTATCGGTGAGCACGCTGTATGGTTTGTAGGAGAAGCTGAACGGATTGAAATAATCCATAAAGCACATAACCGCCAAGCCTTGGTAAAGGGCGCGCTACGCGCTGCGTGCTGGATAGCTAATCATCCAGTTGGTCTATATAGCATGCAAGATGTGATTGATTAA
- the nrdR gene encoding transcriptional repressor NrdR: MRCSFCGHSDTQVTDSRMSENGYQIRRRRRCLACKKRFTTFEAAELHMPHIIKNDGRRSAFNVEKLRTSFFRALHKRPVPIEAVDHAVVAIRNILLQLGEREVPSRQLGEMVMRELTKLDKVAYVRFASVYKSFQDVDEFTETIEKMKQRD, translated from the coding sequence ATGAGATGTTCCTTTTGCGGTCATAGCGATACACAAGTGACGGACTCGCGCATGAGTGAGAATGGCTACCAGATCCGCCGCCGCCGCCGTTGCTTAGCTTGTAAGAAACGTTTTACCACTTTTGAGGCTGCTGAATTACATATGCCCCATATCATTAAAAATGATGGGCGTCGTTCAGCTTTTAATGTTGAAAAGCTCAGAACCAGTTTTTTTCGAGCTTTGCATAAACGTCCTGTACCTATTGAGGCAGTTGACCATGCAGTCGTTGCGATTCGCAATATTCTACTGCAATTGGGCGAGCGCGAAGTGCCTTCTCGTCAATTAGGAGAGATGGTTATGAGAGAGTTAACCAAGCTTGATAAAGTAGCCTATGTGCGCTTTGCGTCAGTATATAAAAGTTTTCAAGATGTGGATGAATTTACCGAAACAATTGAGAAAATGAAGCAAAGAGACTAA
- the raiA gene encoding ribosome-associated translation inhibitor RaiA has product MDLKLIGPHLEITPALQEYANTKFQRIARHTESAISITVTLSTDKTVHQAYADLHVAGKSIHGEASHKDMYAAIDLLVDKLIRLFIKNKEKSCTL; this is encoded by the coding sequence ATGGATCTTAAACTAATTGGACCGCATCTTGAAATCACGCCAGCACTACAGGAATATGCGAACACTAAATTTCAGCGCATTGCCCGCCATACCGAGTCAGCGATCTCGATAACGGTTACCTTATCTACTGATAAAACGGTTCATCAGGCTTACGCAGATTTACATGTTGCTGGCAAATCCATACATGGGGAAGCATCGCATAAAGATATGTATGCTGCTATTGATTTATTGGTCGATAAACTGATTCGCTTATTCATTAAAAATAAAGAAAAAAGTTGCACGCTATAA
- a CDS encoding ABC transporter ATP-binding protein, giving the protein MLSLTNVSLKNRVKNVTLSLQKNELVVLLGPNGAGKSSVLSLLSGLEKPDVGEALLDGEPLSYFSAKQLAKRRAVLEQRPVLPSGFKVSAIVEMGAYRHGEKDAIDQAVSLIRIQDLMSRNSETLSGGEIQRVLLARALVQLLTQATEERYLLLDEPTASLDIGVADAVLTLIRDIVRQFDIAVLVVLHDLNLALRHADKVGLMAHSTLHVLGHTAEVMHLKKLEALYDTSLAQLIDNAKPPNKAFIALGKPSIKAS; this is encoded by the coding sequence ATGCTCTCGCTGACTAATGTTTCGCTCAAAAATCGCGTCAAAAATGTGACTTTATCACTTCAGAAAAATGAACTGGTAGTATTGTTAGGGCCGAATGGAGCAGGTAAAAGTAGTGTACTGTCCCTTTTATCTGGTCTTGAAAAACCTGATGTCGGTGAAGCACTGCTAGATGGTGAACCGCTGTCTTATTTTTCAGCAAAGCAGCTTGCTAAAAGGCGTGCGGTGCTTGAGCAGCGTCCTGTATTGCCCTCTGGTTTTAAAGTTAGCGCTATTGTTGAGATGGGCGCTTATCGGCATGGTGAAAAAGACGCTATTGATCAAGCAGTATCATTGATTCGCATCCAAGATTTAATGTCTAGAAATAGTGAAACGCTTTCAGGTGGTGAAATACAGCGTGTTTTGCTAGCTCGCGCATTAGTTCAATTGCTTACCCAAGCCACTGAAGAGCGTTATCTTTTACTGGACGAACCAACCGCTTCGTTAGATATTGGCGTGGCTGACGCTGTTTTAACCTTGATAAGAGATATTGTTCGTCAGTTTGATATCGCCGTATTGGTTGTATTGCATGACCTGAATTTGGCATTACGTCATGCTGACAAAGTAGGTCTTATGGCACACTCAACATTACATGTATTAGGGCATACTGCTGAGGTAATGCATCTTAAAAAGCTCGAAGCGCTATATGATACATCGCTTGCACAGTTAATTGATAATGCCAAGCCACCCAATAAAGCCTTTATTGCACTCGGTAAGCCAAGCATCAAAGCATCATAA
- a CDS encoding outer membrane protein assembly factor BamE, with the protein MARILLLFMMGMLSVCTSFSYDVRASIYYRPVVLQGHVITPAQLDQLKVGMTSEQVRNLLGTPMLADALHADRWIYQYTVAQGGKIAEQWCMVIYFADNALKSVEHSVSIPFKTKILLPK; encoded by the coding sequence ATGGCACGTATATTGCTTTTATTTATGATGGGGATGTTAAGTGTTTGCACATCGTTTAGTTACGATGTTCGAGCTTCTATTTATTATAGACCTGTCGTCTTACAGGGACATGTTATTACCCCGGCACAACTGGATCAGCTGAAAGTAGGGATGACATCTGAACAGGTGCGTAATTTATTGGGAACACCCATGTTGGCGGATGCGTTACATGCTGATCGCTGGATTTACCAATATACAGTAGCGCAAGGCGGCAAAATTGCTGAGCAGTGGTGCATGGTTATTTATTTTGCGGATAATGCGCTAAAAAGTGTTGAACATTCTGTATCCATACCGTTTAAAACGAAAATTTTACTGCCCAAATAG
- the recR gene encoding recombination protein RecR, protein MKPIASLDRLVHALKILPSVGSKSAQRMAFHLLQHDKLGAQKLALAIHEALDKVKHCEACNTFSEQTLCPICIDDTRQKDILMVVEMPTNLAYIEQTGCYNGLYFVLMGRLSPLEGIGLHDIALTKLVERASKQSFKEIIIATNFTAEGEATAHIISTLLKPHKLSLSRIARGIPVGGEIEYIDQGTLAQAIHERRLL, encoded by the coding sequence ATGAAACCCATTGCCTCACTGGATCGGTTGGTTCATGCCTTAAAAATATTACCCAGTGTTGGGTCCAAATCAGCGCAACGTATGGCTTTTCATTTGTTGCAGCATGATAAGTTGGGCGCTCAAAAACTAGCGCTTGCTATCCATGAAGCACTTGATAAAGTCAAGCACTGTGAAGCTTGCAATACGTTTAGCGAACAAACACTCTGTCCAATTTGTATTGATGACACAAGGCAAAAAGATATATTAATGGTGGTTGAGATGCCAACCAACCTTGCTTACATTGAGCAAACTGGTTGCTACAACGGATTATATTTTGTATTGATGGGTAGACTATCTCCCTTGGAAGGCATTGGGTTACATGATATTGCTCTGACTAAATTAGTAGAGCGCGCCTCAAAGCAATCCTTCAAAGAAATTATTATCGCAACAAATTTTACAGCTGAAGGTGAAGCCACCGCTCATATCATTTCAACATTACTCAAACCACATAAACTATCCCTAAGTCGCATTGCGAGAGGTATTCCGGTAGGCGGAGAAATTGAATATATTGATCAAGGCACTCTCGCTCAAGCAATCCATGAAAGACGATTGCTATAA